A single region of the Silene latifolia isolate original U9 population chromosome 8, ASM4854445v1, whole genome shotgun sequence genome encodes:
- the LOC141596635 gene encoding ubiquitin-conjugating enzyme E2-17 kDa translates to MASKRILKELKDLQKDPPTSCSAGPVAEDMFHWQATIMGPSDSPYAGGVFLVTIHFPPDYPFKPPKVAFRTKVFHPNINSNGSICLDILKEQWSPALTISKVLLSICSLLTDPNPDDPLVPEIAHMYKTDRTKYETTARSWTQKYAMG, encoded by the exons ATGGCGTCCAAACGTATCTTGAAGGAGCTCAAAGATCTCCAGAAAGATCCTCCTACCTCTTGCAGCGCTG GCCCTGTTGCGGAAGACATGTTTCATTGGCAAGCTACTATAATGGGTCCTTCAGATAGCCCATATGCCGGGGGTGTATTTCTTGTGACTATCCATTTTCCTCCAGATTATCCATTCAAACCACCCAAG GTTGCCTTCAGGACAAAAGTTTTCCACCCAAATATCAACAGCAACGGTAGCATATGTCTTGACATTCTAAAGGAACAATGGAGTCCTGCACTTACCATCTCTAAG GTATTGCTTTCAATATGTTCACTTTTGACGGATCCCAACCCCGATGACCCCCTTGTGCCAGAAATCGCTCACATGTACAAGACTGACCGAACCAAGTACGAGACCACCGCAAGGAGCTGGACACAGAAGTATGCTATGGGTTAG
- the LOC141596636 gene encoding NDR1/HIN1-like protein 6, giving the protein MADGLGLPLKKPPGYIDPTPRPRPPPTGPKPAFYQPKKKKNSCCRICCCCVCFVIVFLILILAIGGGIFYAWFQPKIPVFGFRPLELDRFNISVKPDGTALLDSKAVVRVEAKNPNSKLEIYFGETEVSLSFDKETQLGSATLSSFVQPSNNVTLLKFVLSEENQLIDSSTGTRLKKRVKNEDVEVNVAVKTKIGIGVWKVKIGMLPINVNCGGITLKQLDDGQTSPKCSFNTLRW; this is encoded by the coding sequence ATGGCGGACGGTCTGGGTCTCCCATTAAAGAAACCACCGGGTTACATTGACCCGACACCTAGACCGCGACCTCCACCGACCGGTCCTAAACCGGCGTTTTATCAaccgaagaaaaagaaaaatagttGTTGTCGTATTTGTTGTTGTTgcgtatgtttcgttattgtgtTTTTAATTCTTATTCTCGCTATTGGTGGCGGTATATTTTACGCGTGGTTCCAACCAAAAATCCCGGTTTTCGGTTTTAGACCATTAGAATTGGACCGGTTTAATATTAGTGTTAAACCGGATGGGACCGCATTGTTGGATTCCAAGGCCGTTGTACGGGTCGAGGCTAAAAACCCGAATAGTAAATTGGAGATTTACTTCGGTGAAACAGAGGTTAGTTTATCTTTTGATAAAGAAACCCAATTGGGTTCGGCCACGTTGTCCTCTTTCGTGCAACCTAGTAATAATGTAACGCTTTTGAAGTTCGTGTTAAGTGAGGAAAATCAATTGATTGATTCAAGTACGGGGACGAGGTTAAAAAAGAGAGTGAAAAATGAGGATGTAGAGGTAAATGTTGCGGTAAAAACTAAGATTGGGATTGGTGTGTGGAAGGTTAAAATTGGAatgttaccgattaatgttaatTGTGGTGGAATTACGTTGAAGCAACTTGATGATGGACAAACTTCTCCTAAATGTTCCTTCAATACTTTGAGATGGTAA